GCAAACCGGTTGTGAAGGTTAGGGTTCTTTCCGGCTCGACCCTTCTTCGATGCATGGGCAAGAGCGATCTTGCCACAATCTGCAAGAACAGGGTGCGGATCACTGCCGACGCGAGCGTCACGCGTGCGGACGGGTCTGTTGCTCATGCGCCGCTCGTCGCGCAAGTCGAGCGGGAAGGTCGGGTCGGGGGTTTTTGCGGCAATATTGCGCGCTATACTGGTATCGTCACGAGAGAGGCGGCCATCGATCTGCTCCGACAGGCCCGAGCACTGTAGGCCAAGGGGACTGGAGTAGGAGAACCCGTGTTTCCAGGGTTCACGGGGCCGATGGCGAAATTCAAATGGCGTTTCTCGACATTTGAACGCCGGCCGCCCGCGAAACTTGCACCGTCGCTGCTTTTCGTTCTATATTTGTGCTCCAGTCTTTTTCGCCGCTGCTCGGATGGCGCGGCGCGGATTGGCAAAGGTCTTTCAGATGTCCGCGTGAAATGCGCGTTGCTTTTCATGTCCTTGGAGCCTTACTCCGAACCGAGCCATGCGTACCCACATCGATCATCTTCCCCCGCACAAGCAACGCGAACTGGACCTGGTCGTCGAGATGCTGTTCCAGGGGCTTCGCGACGCGACGGGCAATGCGACCGGGCGCCGCAAGTCCGGCCGTATCCTGAAGATCATCCTGTTCGGTTCCTATGCACGCGGGGATTGGGTGGATGCGCCGCTCGATGCCAACAGGTACAAGTCCGACTATGATCTTTTGGTGATCGTCAACCAGAAGGACCTGACCGACCGCGCCGCCTACTGGGACGAGACCGAGCAGCGCATCGTCACCGCCTACAATTTCGAGAAGACGCTCGGCACGCCCGCCACCTTCGTCGTTCACTCGTTGCAGGACGTGAACGACGCTCTGGCACATGGGCGCCTGTTCTTCATGAACATCGTGTCGGATGGGATCCTTCTCTACGAATCCGACGACAGGCCGCTGAAGACGCCGGTTCCCAAGACGCCGGAATTGGCTTTGGTGGCAGCGGAAGAATACTTTTCAAAATACATAGGCGATGCGACCCGATATTTCGATCTCGCTCAGACTGCAATTGAGCGAGATTATTCAAATGAAGCGGCATTTCTACTTCATCAGACTGTCGAGAACCTCTATCAAGGGCTTCTGTTGACCTTCACATTCTACACGCCTTACGATCACAATATCCTGTTCCTGCGTGACCTTGCCGAGGACATCGACCGCAGCCTCTTCGACGTCTGGCCGCGGAGTTCGCGGCGCGAGCGTGCGCTCTACCAGAAGCTCAAGGATGCCTACCGCAAGGGCCGCTACTCGCGCCATTACAGCATCGCTCGCGAGGACCTGGAATGGCTTGCCGGCCATGCCGAGGTCTTGGGCCAGCGCGTCCATGCCTTGTGCCAGTCGCGCATCGTTGAACTGCGCAAGGCCGTGACTGACGAGGCTTAACCGGGCGACGTCTTGCGCGCCGGGTTCGTTTGGGTATCATGAGGGTCGGAGGCGTCGATCGCCGGCACTCGCCTTCCTCCTGTTCTGCCAGGCATCACCACATCCGTCCCTGCGGTCGGGTGGCAGGGGTTCTTTAAAGACCTCGCGCGTCGCTAGCTCTCGCTAACCCCGGACCGTCCCGGGGCGTGATGTCTGCTGGCCCGTCGAGGTCGTGCGTTTCCATGCCAATGCGACATGCCCGGGCGCTTGCCAGCGAACGCCGCATCGCTGCGCAACCGTCGGACCCGGAGGACGGGGATGACAGGTGCGACGAGAATAGCGGCGGCACTTGCAGGATCGAGGGTCTTTACCGGGCCGAAGCGCCGCGTCTCGCCCGCTTTTTCCGGCGCCGGATCGGTGAGGGAGACGAGGCGCCCGACCTCGTCCAGGAAGCCTTCGCGCGGCTTGCCGCCTTCATGGCGCGCGAGGGCCTTGCCAATCCGGCCCCCTACCTCCAGCGCATCGCGCGCAACCTGCTGTTCGAGCGCACTCGGCGCCGGTCGCGCCGCATGGCCGCCTCTCACGTGTCCATCGACGAAGAGCGCGACGTGGCGGTGGGCCCCGCTCAGGAACACGCCCTTGCTTACGCGGACCTCATGCGGTTGTACGAGGCCGCCGTTTACGGCCTTCCCGACAAGACACGCACGGCGTTCCTGCTTCACCGCGTCGAAGAACTGACCTATCGTGAGATCGCCGAGCGGCTCGGCATCAGCATTCCCACTGTCCAGTACCATGTCGGCAGGGCACTGGCGCATATCTCCACGGCTCTTGAAACCGAATGACACACACAGACCGATTGCGAACGCGCGAGCTGCGCGAGGACGCGGCGATGTGGTTCGCCCTCATGCGCGGGCCGGAGGCGGAGGCGCAGCGTGCCCGGTTCGAGACCTGGCTGGCCGCAGAACCCGCGCATCGCCAGGCCTATAATCACATT
The DNA window shown above is from Novosphingobium sp. P6W and carries:
- a CDS encoding nucleotidyltransferase and HEPN domain-containing protein: MRTHIDHLPPHKQRELDLVVEMLFQGLRDATGNATGRRKSGRILKIILFGSYARGDWVDAPLDANRYKSDYDLLVIVNQKDLTDRAAYWDETEQRIVTAYNFEKTLGTPATFVVHSLQDVNDALAHGRLFFMNIVSDGILLYESDDRPLKTPVPKTPELALVAAEEYFSKYIGDATRYFDLAQTAIERDYSNEAAFLLHQTVENLYQGLLLTFTFYTPYDHNILFLRDLAEDIDRSLFDVWPRSSRRERALYQKLKDAYRKGRYSRHYSIAREDLEWLAGHAEVLGQRVHALCQSRIVELRKAVTDEA
- a CDS encoding RNA polymerase sigma factor, whose amino-acid sequence is MPMRHARALASERRIAAQPSDPEDGDDRCDENSGGTCRIEGLYRAEAPRLARFFRRRIGEGDEAPDLVQEAFARLAAFMAREGLANPAPYLQRIARNLLFERTRRRSRRMAASHVSIDEERDVAVGPAQEHALAYADLMRLYEAAVYGLPDKTRTAFLLHRVEELTYREIAERLGISIPTVQYHVGRALAHISTALETE